The window CGCACAGATCATGCAGGCCGCTGATGTTAGTACGCTTGCCGTTTGCGATGGTGCGGACCTCGTCGGTATTTTGAGCGATAAGGATTTGCGCAACCGGGTGGTTGCAACAGGGCTGCCACCGACACAGCCTGTCAGCGCAGTGATGACGCCTAATCCACGCACGCTGCACACGCATGACAGCGTGGCCGAGGCGATGGCGCTGATGGCATCGGGCGGATTTCGCCACATCCCGCTTCTGGATAAAAGCGGCGTGCTCGCAGGCATGATTTCGTCCAGCGATATCCTCGCCCATCTCGGCCATAATGCAATTGATGCAGGATTAGCCATTGCGCGAGCGGAAACGGCTGAAGCTCTGGTGGCAGCGGCGCGGCGGATTCCCGACAGCTTCGTGCGGATGGTCCGCCAAGGATTGTCTCCCCGGCATGTCACGCGTTTCGTCTCAGCCTTGGGCGAAGCCACCCATCGCCGCGCTGCAGAACTGGCCGAGGCAGAACTCGGACCGCCTCCCGTACCTTACGCGTTGGCCGTATTCGGATCGCTGGCACGCGAGGAACAATTGGTCGGCTCCGATCAGGATAACGGCCTCCTCATCGCAGACGAAGTCGACGCAGCAGGCGAAGAATATTTCGCTGCGCTTGGCACGCGCATTTCCGACCTGCTTCATGAATGCGGTTTCGTCTACTGCAAGGGAGGCATCATGGCCAAGAATGCGGACCAGCGGCTGACCGCTACCGGATGGCGAAAACGATATGAGGACTGGATCGAGAGGCCGGATGAAGACCGCATCCTGCGGGCCACCATTTTCTTCGATATGCGCTGCGTGCATGGAGAGGCCAAGCTTGTCGAAGATCTCAGAAGCGATGTCGTCGCTCATGCCTCAAAATCATCGATTTTTGCCAGCTACCTCGCCAGCGATGCGCAGCGCAGCAAAGTGCCGCTCGGCATTTTCCGCAATCTCGTGCTCGAAGATGCGGCGGATGGTAGCAAAGTATTCGACGTGAAAGCGCAGGCCATCATGCCGATTATCGACGTGGCGCGAACGCTGGCTCTCTCCAATGGTTCGGTCGCTGTCGGCACTGCGGAGCGGCTTCGAGCTATCGCACAAGATGGCCGGATGGCCACTGGCGATGCCCAAAGCCTGATCGATGCCATGACGCTGGTGAGCGAGCTGCGCATTCGCCATCAGGCCGACCAGGTGGCAGACGGGATTGAGCCCGATAATGCGATCGCGCCGTCAACCCTCTCTCCACTTGAACGTGATCATCTGAAAGATGCGTTCGGAGTGATCCGCGGCGCGCTGGATTCGCTGAGGCGTAACCTTGCAGGCGGCATTGCCTGACATGCTGCGGCGATGGCGCTTCAGTCGCGATTTACGAGCGCTGGAGGCCAGCGGAAACAGCGCACTTGCCAGCTTTGCGGCCTCAGTCTGGCCTTCTCCCGACACAGAGGTGAACGATGCCCGCTTTCTAGCCGTGGACCTCGAACTCGATGGGCTGCGCGACAATGCGCATTTGCTTCAGGCCGGCTGGCTGCCATTCGCCTCGAGCGGGATTTCACTGGAAAGTGCGAACTCCTGCGACATCCGCAGCGATGCCACGCTCGACAGCGATGCTGTGACCATCCACGGAATTGGTGAGCAGCGCGCCGCCAGCGGTGAGCCGCTTGCAGATGTGCTGACAAAGGTGCTCTTGGCGGCGGGCGGTCGCATTATCGTGGCGCATGGGGCGAATATCGACACTGCTGCGCTACAGAGCGCCAGTCGTAAGCTGTGGGGAGTGAAGCTTCCTACTCGGTCGATCTGCACGCTGGCGCTGGAGAGACATCTGTCGCCTCATCTCATTGGGACTGACGCCTATCGCCTCGGCCCTACCCGCAGTCGCTATGGGCTACCCGAATACGCTGCGCATGATGCGTTGAGCGATGCGCTGGCCGCTGCCGAACTGTTCCTCGCCCAGCTCACTCGCCTACCCGCAGACACGCGCCTTTCGCGGCTGGAAAGGCTTCGTTGAGCCTCTCATACTAAAGTCGCTCTCCCCTCGCCTCGCCTTGGCGCATAGCCTTCCGGGCAAGCTGCCGCCTTTGGCTGCTCGGAGAAAATGGAGGGGATAATGGCTGAAAACACACCACCCGATACCGGCGAGACGACGTCCGCCAACGAATCCGCTTACTGGCGGGACAATATCCGATTGCTGGTTTCATTGATGACCATCTGGTTCATCGTATCTTTCGGCGCAGGCATATTGTTCCGCGACTGGCTCGATCAGTTCATGCTCGGCGGATATCCGCTCGGCTTCTGGTTCGCGCAGCAAGGATCGATCTACGTCTTCATGCTGCTCATTCTCTATTACGTCGTCAAAATGCGCTCGCTCGAGCGCAAGTACGACCTTGACGATTGAGGGAGGGGATCATGGAAACACAAACCCTTATCTACATCTTCGTCGGCCTCAGCTTCGCGATGTATATCGGCATCGCCATCTGGAGCCGCGCGGGTTCGACCAAGGAATTCTATGTTGCCGGTGGCGGGGTGAATCCGGTCGTCAACGGCATGGCAACGGCGGCTGACTGGATGTCAGCGGCCAGCTTCATTTCGATGGCGGGCCTTATCGCCTTCCTCGGCTATGATGCATCGGTCTACCTGATGGGCTGGACGGGCGGCTATGTGCTGCTGGCGCTGCTTCTTGCGCCATACCTGCGCAAGTTCGGACAATTCACCGTGCCCGATTTCATTGGCACCCGGTATTATTCGAAGACTGCGCGCGTTGTCGCAGTGATCTGCCTGATTTTCATCAGCTTCACCTATATTGCGGGCCAGATGCGCGGCGTCGGGATCGTGTTCTCACGCTTCCTCGATGTGTCGATTTTCTGGGGCGTGATCATCGGCATGGGCATTGTGTTCATTTACGCCGTTCTCGGCGGCATGAAGGGGATCACCTACACCCAGGTCGCGCAATATTGCGTGCTGATTACCGCCTATATGGTCCCGGCATTCTTCCTCAGCTTCATGATTACCGGCAACCCGATCCCGCAGATCGGCCTGGGGTCTGAAGTGAATGACGGGTCCGGATTATACGTACTGCAAAAGCTTGATCTGGTCTTACAGGATCTGGGTTTCGGCGCATATACCGATGGCAGCAAGTCGATGATCGACGTGTTCTGCATTACGTTGGCGCTGATGGTCGGCACGGCGGGCCTGCCCCATGTGATCGTGCGCTTCTTCACCGTGCCCAAGGCATCGGACGCGCGCAAATCGGCTGGCTGGGCGCTGCTGTTCATCGCCCTGCTCTACACCACGGCTCCGGCTGTTGGCGCATTCGCCCGGATCAACTTCATCGATACGGTGAACGAGACCAGCTATGCCGAAGCACCCGAGTGGTTCCAGAATTGGGAAAGCAATGACCTGATCGCATGGCAGGACAAGAACGGCGACGGCGTTATGCAATACCGTTCGGGCGATGCCTTCGCCGGTGCGCCCGAATTCATGGAAGGTGAAACCGGACCTTCGGGTGAGCGTGTCGTCAGCAATGAACCTGTCGCTGACAGCGAGAACGAAGTCTATGTCGACCGCGACATCATGGTGCTCGCCAATCCGGAAATCGGCAATCTGCCGGGATGGGTGATCGCTCTTGTGGCAGCCGGCGGCCTTGCGGCTGCGCTATCCACGGCGGCAGGCCTGCTCTTGGTGATTTCGAGTTCGGTCAGTCACGACCTGCTGAAATCGACCTTCAGGCCGAATATCTCGGAGAAAGGAGAGCTCCTGGCAGCCCGTGTCGCGGCTACGGCAGCGATCCTTGTCGCCGGATACCTCGGCATCTATCCGCCAGGATGGGTGGCGCAGGTGGTCGCCTTCGCTTTCGGCCTGGCTGCGGCCAGCCTGTTCCCGGCGATCTTCATGGGCATCTTCACGAAGTTCATGAACCGGGAAGGCGCGATTGCCGGCATGGTCAGCGGCCTTGCCTTCACTTTTGGCTACATCTTTTACTTCAAGCTGATGAACCCGGAGGCAAATGTGGCCGAGAACTGGCTGCTGGGCATTTCGCCTGAAGGTATCGGCGTGGTCGGCATGGTGCTGCACTTCGCCGTTGCCATCGCGGTGGCCAAGATGACCGGTCGCACGCCCAGCGATGTGCGCAAGCTGGTGGACAGCATCCGCGTACCGCGCGGAGCAGGAGAAGCGCACGCGCATTGATTGCGCCTCCGCCAAAGCTGAAGGGGCGGCATCTGAGGGTGCCGCCCCTTTCGTATTGCAAAATCACCATGCCGCGCTAGCCTGAATTGAGAGGGGAGAAGACGGCTGCATGCTGTTTGCAAGCGCCATTATCGCCAGCGCCCTGTATCTGGGCCTGCTGTTCTGGATCGCCGCGCGCCGCGATGCTGCAGGCGATGACGGGCGCGCCAGATATCCCGGCCTCGTCTATGGTCTTTCACTCGCAGTTTATTGCACCAGCTGGACCTTCTTTGGCGGTGTCGGAACAGCGGCGAGCGCGGGATGGCAATTCCTGCCGATCTATCTGGGCCCTATACTGGTTTTCGCCTTGGGCCATCGGTTTATCGGACGCGTGTTGGCGCAATCACAGGCGCAACATTCCACTTCCATCGCCGATTTTCTCTCTGCCCGTTATGGCAAAAGCGCGAGCGTTGCAGCGCTCGTCACCATCATCGCGACCCTCGGATCGCTTCCCTACATGGCACTGCAATTGCGCTCGGTCGGTGCCTCGCTTGCTGCGCTTGATGAAGGGATGGCAGCGGGGATCGAGTTCGACCAGATTGTGTTTCTGGTTGCCGCCGCAATGGCTGTATTCGCCATCCTGTTTGGATCGCGCAGGGCAGACCGCGCGGGCGACAACGCTGGATTGGTGCTCACCATCGCTATCGAGGCTGTCGTCAAACTGGTCGCGTTGATCGCGGTCGCTGTTTCGGCTGCCATTCTACTTGGCGGTGAGCTTCGCACCACGGAGGCCGCGCAGGTTTTCCGGGCCGATCAGATCGATCTACGCTTTGGCATACTGACGCTGCTGGCCGCTTGCGCCGCGCTTTGCCTGCCACGGCAATTCCATATGATTTTCGTCGAAGCGCCGACAGATAGATTGACGCCTGCCATGCGCTGGGTCTTCCCCGCCTATCTGGCGTTCACCGCGCTGGTGATTATCCCGATCGTGCTCGCCGGAACTGCCGCCCTGCCAGCCGATGTTCCGCGTGACACCATCGTGCTGGCCTTGCCGCTGGCCATGGGAAATGATGCGCTGGCGCTGCTCGTCTTCATCGGCGGCCTTTCGGCATCGACAGGCATGATCCTGATCGCCAGCGTCGCACTTTCTACGATGATCACAAACGACCTGCTCGCCCCGGTCCTTCTTCGCCAGCAATTGCGCGGAGGTGGGGATCGCTCACTGCTCGCTCGACGCCTCCTGCTGGTGCGGCGGGCGGTCATCGCTGGCCTGCTTGCGCTGGCCTATTTCGTTTATTTGGGGTTTGGGCGCGGTGTCAGTCTTGCGGGCATGGGCACGCTTGCCTTTGCTGCGGCGGCACAATTCGCCCCTGGTCTCGTACTCGGAATGGTCAGCCGACATGGGAACAAGGCCGGTATGCTGGCGGGACTGGTCACGGGCTTCGTCTGCTGGCTCGCGCTGCTGATATTGCCGGCGATGACGGGCGATGCCGCGATCGTGCAAATTCATCCCGACACGCTGGTTTCCGGCACAATCCTGAGCCTTGGCGCGAATACACTAGTCTACTGGCTCGTCTCAGCGGCCTTCTCGCCGAGCATAGTCGATGCAGCGCAGGCGGCCACTTTCGTTCCAAGCGGAGGTCCTGGTCAAAACGTCAATTTCGTCACCCGCAAACGCGTCGCGGATATCCGTCTGCTGCTTGGGCAGATTGTCGGCAGCGATCGGGCCAATGCCGCCATCGCCGCATTGCCCGGTATCTATCGCGATAGCGATCCGGCGGATGAGATTGTCATGGCCATGGCAGAGCGCACGATTGCCGGGGTCGTGGGATCATCATCATCACGCATGCTGGTCTCTTCCTGGTCGGGCGGAGAGCCAGTCCCGCTCGCCGATGTCGTGGCGATGATGGATGAAACCAGCCGCAAGCTCACTTTCAACGCCGATCTGCTGCAGCTCGCGATCGAGAATATCGAGCAGGGCGTGGCTGTGGTGGATGCGGATATGAATCTGGTCGCGTGGAACAGCCAATATCGCAGCATGTTCGGCATGCCGGCAGATCTTGTCACGATTGGAACACCGATTGCGCGTCTGATCGCATGGAACCTGAGGCGCGGCGATGTGCCCGAGGAGTTGATCGCCGAGGAGGTCGAAAAGCGCCTCGAACATATGCGGGCCGGTCGCCAGCATCGGATGGAGCGTGAACAGGCCGATGGCACGATCATGCGTATCGTCGGCAATCCTGCGCCGGGCGGCGGATATGTCACCTCCTACACCGATGTCACTGCAGATCGGCGCGCCGAACAGGCGTTGGAAGAGAAGGTTGCCGAACGCACCGCGCAATTGAGCGATGCCAATGCGGCGCTGGAAAAAGCCACCCGCTCCAAAACGCGCTTTCTTGCAGCTGCCAGCCACGATCTGATCCAACCGCTCAACGCCGCACGTCTGTTTACCTCCGCGCTTGGAGAGGAACTGGGAGCGGATAACCCTTCTCACAAACTCGTGCGCGATCTCGATGGCTCGATCGCTTCCGCAGACCGGCTGATCCGCGCGTTGCTCGATATTTCCAAGCTGGATGGCGGAGGGATCGAGCCGCAATTTGCTTCCATCCCGCTCGATGATGTGCTCACCGAAATCGCGCGCGAATTTACCGTTCAGGCAGAGGCCAAAGGTATCACTCTGCGTCACGTCAAAACGCGCGCCTGGGTGCGGACGGATAGAGCACTGCTCGCCAGCGTCCTGCGCAATTTCGTGAGCAATGCGGTGCGCTACACGCAAAACGGCGGTGTGCTGATCGGTGTGCGCCGCAGATCAGACGGAATTGCGCTATGCGTTTACGATACCGGTCGCGGAATTGCCGAGGATGATATCGAACGCGTGTTCGGCGAATTCCAGCGTGCAGAGGCGAGCGACCGCGAAGGGCTAGGCCTAGGTCTTGCCATCGTGCGGCGCATCACCGTTCTGCTCGGCCTGCATGTCGAAACGCGTTCAGAGAGGGGCAGCGGAAGTTGCTTTGCCCTCCACATGCCTGTGGAGCATTGGGCAGAGGCTCCGCACAAAGCCTCCGGTCGCAGGGCGGGCGCCAGTCTTTCGGGAGCCCGGATACTGGTGATCGACAATGAGGAAGGCGCACGGGAGGCGGCACGCGCACTGCTCGAACGTTGGCAGCTTGAAGTGACCGATGCACCTGACTTTGACACCGCTCTCGAAAGCTCATCTGGAGCGCCCGATATCGTGTTGCTCGATTACCAGCTCGATGACGATGTGCTGGGGCATCAGGTGTATTTGCAGCTTTGCGATGCGTGGGGCCGCCGCCCACCAGTGATCCTGCACACTGCCGAAGCCAGCGAGAACACCGCTGCAGCCGCACAGTCCATCGGCGCGCACCGCCTGCTCAAGCCCGCCGCGCCTGCAGCCCTGCGCTCGCTTATCGCCAGCGCGCTCGCAGCCAGGTCAGCGGCAGAGGATCAGGACGAAGCGGAGTCCGCCGCCGGCTGATCGACATCAAGTTTCGCGGCCAGCATCGCCGCCTGCGTCCGGCTGATCACATTCAGCTTGCGGAATATGGCGGTGATGTGCGCTTTTACCGTCGCTTCGCTGATGGAGAGTTCATAGGCGATCTGCTTGTTGAGCAGGCCTGCACGCATGTGTTCGAGAATGCGGCGCTGCGCCGGCGTGAGCGAGCTTATCCGCGCAAGATCGTCATCCTCGGCATCGTCCCCGCTTTCGGGAAACCAATTGTCGCCCTCACGCACCGCTTCCAAGGCCTCGCGCATGACCGGGAGGCTGGCGGATTTCGGAATGAACGCAGCCGCACCCAATTGCGCTGCCGCGCTGTAAACGCGCGGCTCTTCACTTGCTGACACGATCACCACCGGCACGGCGGGGAAGTCCTGCCGCACATCCATCAGCGCGCTCAGCCCATGCGAGTCTTCCATATGCAGGTCGAGCAGCAGGCAATCGGCTGGCTCAGCCAGTGCGGCGCGCGCTTCGCCCGCGCTGGATGCTTCGATCACCTGCGCATCGGGCCACACATTCGCCACCGCGTGGCCAAGCGCTGCACGAAACAGCGGATGATCATCGGCGATGATGATGCGTTGCGTCATGGCTCAGCGGTTCTGCCGCCCCTCGATCAGCCTGTCCACCAGCGACGGATCGGCAAGCGTGGAGGTATCCCCCAGCGAGCCGTAATCGTTCTCTGCGATCTTGCGAAGGATGCGCCGCATGATCTTGCCCGAACGTGTCTTGGGCAGGCCGTCGGTGAAGTGCAGGTGATCGGGTGTTGCGATCGGGCCGATTTCCTTGCGCACATGGGCACGGAGCTCGGAATAGAGCTCGTCCGTTTCGTCCACGCCTTCCATCGTCGTCACATAGCAATAGATGCCCTGCCCTTTGATATCGTGCGGATATCCGACGACTGCGGCCTCTGCGACGGCGGGATGCAGCACGAGCGCGCTTTCCACTTCTGCAGTGCCCATGCGGTGGCCGGACACATTGATCACATCGTCAACGCGGCCGGTGATCCAGTAGAAGCCGTCTTCGTCCAGTCTGCACCCGTCCCCGGTGAAATACTTGCCTTTGAACGTGCTGAAATAGGCTTCGATAAAGCGATCATGGTCGCCATAGACGGTGCGCGTCTGACCCGGCCAGCTGGCGGTGATGCAGAGATTGCCCTCGTTAGCCCCTTCAAGCACCTGCCCTTCATTGTCGACCAATTGCAGCTGCACCCCGAAAAAAGGCTTTCCGGCACTGCCCGGCTTCATATCGCTGGCATAGGGGAGCGTTGTGATCATGTGGCCGCCCGTTTCGGTCTGCCACCATGTGTCAACGATAGGGCAACGACCTTCGCCCACGACTTCATGATACCAGCGCCATGCTTCGGGATTGATCGGCTCACCCACGGTACCGAGGATGCGGATCGAAGACCTGTCGTGCTTCGTCACATGATCGTCGCCTTCGCGCATCAGCGCGCGGATGGCAGTTGGCGCCGTGTAAAAGATATTGACCTTATGCTTGGCGATCACTTCCCAGAAGCGGCCGTGATCGGGGTAGTTCGGAACGCCTTCGAAGATCACGCTGGTGCCGCCATTGATGAGCGGACCATAGGTCACATAACTGTGGCCTGTGACCCAGCCGATATCGGCGCTGCACCAGAAGACTTCCCCGGGCTGGTAATCGAAAGTGTAGTGGAACGTCGTCGCCACCCACACCGCATAGCCGCCGGTGGTGTGCAGCACGCCTTTGGGCTTCCCGGTCGAGCCGCTGGTGTAGAGGATGAACAGCGGATCTTCCGCGTTCATCTCCACGCAGGGGCAATCATCATCGCTGGCGACATCGGAATACCAATGATCGCGGCCCTCCTTCATCTCGATAGCGCCGCCCGTATGCTTGATGACCAGCACGCCCGAGACATCGACACCGTCGAATTCCAGCGCTGCGTCGACATTGGCCTTCAGCGGCACGCGCTTGGTGCCACGCAATCCCTCATCCGCCGTGATGACGAAGCGGCTTTCACATGCCTCGATCCGGCCCGCGAGCGCTTCGGGGGAGAAGCCGCCGAAAACAACCGAATGAATCGCGCCGAGCCGGGCGCAGGCCAACATGGCCACAGCGCCTTCGACGATCATCGGCATATAAAGCGTGACGCGGTCACCCTTCGATACGCCCATGGCTTTCAGCGCATTCGCCATCCGGGCGACTTCGCCATGCAATTCGCGATAGGTCAGGCTGCGGCCCGGAGTTGCGGGATCGTCCGGCTCGAAAATGAAAGCCGTCTGGTCGCCGCGCGTTTCGAGGTGACGGTCCACCGCATTGTAGCAAAGGTTGAGGGAGCCATCGGCATACCAGCTGATTTCGGCAGGATCGAAAGACCACTCGCCCGCCTTGGTCGGTTTGGTCATCCAGTCCAGCCGCTCGGCCTGCTCGAGCCAGAAGCCATCCGGATCTTGGATAGAGCGCTGGTAATGCGCGTCATATTCTTCCGGGGTGCAGTGGGCGCTCGCCGGTGGCGATGGATGCTGGACGATAGTGCTCATTGTGGAGACCTCCCATTTTTACGCGAGCCTAACCCATCGCGGGTCTGCGGCTGACTCAGACATAGGTCGTAATACGTTAGGCTAATTGTGCCCACCCCATGATCGGCGCGACAAGCTCTTCCGATAAAAGACCGGGAGGGTTTCATGCAGACATTCAACTTTCGCAAAGGCTTTTGCGCCGCTCTGGTCGGCGCATCATGCCTGATGCCAGCGACCGCGCTGGCGCAGGAGGCGAGCATCGAAGACCGGCTGGACCGGCTCGAGGCATTGGTGGCCGGGCTCGTCGAGCGGCTGGACGCGCAGCAGGACATCGACGCGCAGCAGCAGGCCGACATCGCCGCGACTGCCGATCTGGTGATGGCAGAAACGACCCAGATGCGCGGCGAACAGGCAGAACTTGCCGCGCAGGTCGAGACGGTCAGCGAAGAGCAGGACCGCGATGGGTTCGGCATCGGCAACACGCGCTTCACATTGGGCGGTTACGTGAAAATGGACGCGCTATCGCTGCGTACCAGCGGCGGCCAATTGCCCGATGGCGCCATCACTCGCGACTTCCTCATCCCCGGAGCCATCCCTGTAGGCGGCGAGGCATCGAGCTGGGATACCGATTTCAACGCGCGCCAGACCCGGGTGACCTTCGGCACCTCGACCGATGTGGGCACCGGCACGCCGCTGCGCTCGCATATCGAAGTCGATTTCATG is drawn from Aurantiacibacter sp. MUD61 and contains these coding sequences:
- a CDS encoding DUF294 nucleotidyltransferase-like domain-containing protein, with product MAQEIAEITRFLRKSPPFDLLSNEELSRISPRVTVTYHRAGDEILTAGKSNDRLMIVRSGAVELRLAGRELTARLESGSAFAYPSILRGGEIRNTTIALEDTLIYALPGAEFLRLRDENPRFREYFSEDESDRIRHALRRREEEAYSGFDAVRIDSLMRRTSPVTCAPEDSIRDAAQIMQAADVSTLAVCDGADLVGILSDKDLRNRVVATGLPPTQPVSAVMTPNPRTLHTHDSVAEAMALMASGGFRHIPLLDKSGVLAGMISSSDILAHLGHNAIDAGLAIARAETAEALVAAARRIPDSFVRMVRQGLSPRHVTRFVSALGEATHRRAAELAEAELGPPPVPYALAVFGSLAREEQLVGSDQDNGLLIADEVDAAGEEYFAALGTRISDLLHECGFVYCKGGIMAKNADQRLTATGWRKRYEDWIERPDEDRILRATIFFDMRCVHGEAKLVEDLRSDVVAHASKSSIFASYLASDAQRSKVPLGIFRNLVLEDAADGSKVFDVKAQAIMPIIDVARTLALSNGSVAVGTAERLRAIAQDGRMATGDAQSLIDAMTLVSELRIRHQADQVADGIEPDNAIAPSTLSPLERDHLKDAFGVIRGALDSLRRNLAGGIA
- a CDS encoding 3'-5' exonuclease translates to MNDARFLAVDLELDGLRDNAHLLQAGWLPFASSGISLESANSCDIRSDATLDSDAVTIHGIGEQRAASGEPLADVLTKVLLAAGGRIIVAHGANIDTAALQSASRKLWGVKLPTRSICTLALERHLSPHLIGTDAYRLGPTRSRYGLPEYAAHDALSDALAAAELFLAQLTRLPADTRLSRLERLR
- a CDS encoding DUF4212 domain-containing protein translates to MAENTPPDTGETTSANESAYWRDNIRLLVSLMTIWFIVSFGAGILFRDWLDQFMLGGYPLGFWFAQQGSIYVFMLLILYYVVKMRSLERKYDLDD
- a CDS encoding sodium:solute symporter family protein, with product METQTLIYIFVGLSFAMYIGIAIWSRAGSTKEFYVAGGGVNPVVNGMATAADWMSAASFISMAGLIAFLGYDASVYLMGWTGGYVLLALLLAPYLRKFGQFTVPDFIGTRYYSKTARVVAVICLIFISFTYIAGQMRGVGIVFSRFLDVSIFWGVIIGMGIVFIYAVLGGMKGITYTQVAQYCVLITAYMVPAFFLSFMITGNPIPQIGLGSEVNDGSGLYVLQKLDLVLQDLGFGAYTDGSKSMIDVFCITLALMVGTAGLPHVIVRFFTVPKASDARKSAGWALLFIALLYTTAPAVGAFARINFIDTVNETSYAEAPEWFQNWESNDLIAWQDKNGDGVMQYRSGDAFAGAPEFMEGETGPSGERVVSNEPVADSENEVYVDRDIMVLANPEIGNLPGWVIALVAAGGLAAALSTAAGLLLVISSSVSHDLLKSTFRPNISEKGELLAARVAATAAILVAGYLGIYPPGWVAQVVAFAFGLAAASLFPAIFMGIFTKFMNREGAIAGMVSGLAFTFGYIFYFKLMNPEANVAENWLLGISPEGIGVVGMVLHFAVAIAVAKMTGRTPSDVRKLVDSIRVPRGAGEAHAH
- a CDS encoding hybrid sensor histidine kinase/response regulator, giving the protein MLFASAIIASALYLGLLFWIAARRDAAGDDGRARYPGLVYGLSLAVYCTSWTFFGGVGTAASAGWQFLPIYLGPILVFALGHRFIGRVLAQSQAQHSTSIADFLSARYGKSASVAALVTIIATLGSLPYMALQLRSVGASLAALDEGMAAGIEFDQIVFLVAAAMAVFAILFGSRRADRAGDNAGLVLTIAIEAVVKLVALIAVAVSAAILLGGELRTTEAAQVFRADQIDLRFGILTLLAACAALCLPRQFHMIFVEAPTDRLTPAMRWVFPAYLAFTALVIIPIVLAGTAALPADVPRDTIVLALPLAMGNDALALLVFIGGLSASTGMILIASVALSTMITNDLLAPVLLRQQLRGGGDRSLLARRLLLVRRAVIAGLLALAYFVYLGFGRGVSLAGMGTLAFAAAAQFAPGLVLGMVSRHGNKAGMLAGLVTGFVCWLALLILPAMTGDAAIVQIHPDTLVSGTILSLGANTLVYWLVSAAFSPSIVDAAQAATFVPSGGPGQNVNFVTRKRVADIRLLLGQIVGSDRANAAIAALPGIYRDSDPADEIVMAMAERTIAGVVGSSSSRMLVSSWSGGEPVPLADVVAMMDETSRKLTFNADLLQLAIENIEQGVAVVDADMNLVAWNSQYRSMFGMPADLVTIGTPIARLIAWNLRRGDVPEELIAEEVEKRLEHMRAGRQHRMEREQADGTIMRIVGNPAPGGGYVTSYTDVTADRRAEQALEEKVAERTAQLSDANAALEKATRSKTRFLAAASHDLIQPLNAARLFTSALGEELGADNPSHKLVRDLDGSIASADRLIRALLDISKLDGGGIEPQFASIPLDDVLTEIAREFTVQAEAKGITLRHVKTRAWVRTDRALLASVLRNFVSNAVRYTQNGGVLIGVRRRSDGIALCVYDTGRGIAEDDIERVFGEFQRAEASDREGLGLGLAIVRRITVLLGLHVETRSERGSGSCFALHMPVEHWAEAPHKASGRRAGASLSGARILVIDNEEGAREAARALLERWQLEVTDAPDFDTALESSSGAPDIVLLDYQLDDDVLGHQVYLQLCDAWGRRPPVILHTAEASENTAAAAQSIGAHRLLKPAAPAALRSLIASALAARSAAEDQDEAESAAG
- a CDS encoding response regulator transcription factor → MTQRIIIADDHPLFRAALGHAVANVWPDAQVIEASSAGEARAALAEPADCLLLDLHMEDSHGLSALMDVRQDFPAVPVVIVSASEEPRVYSAAAQLGAAAFIPKSASLPVMREALEAVREGDNWFPESGDDAEDDDLARISSLTPAQRRILEHMRAGLLNKQIAYELSISEATVKAHITAIFRKLNVISRTQAAMLAAKLDVDQPAADSASS
- the acs gene encoding acetate--CoA ligase, which encodes MSTIVQHPSPPASAHCTPEEYDAHYQRSIQDPDGFWLEQAERLDWMTKPTKAGEWSFDPAEISWYADGSLNLCYNAVDRHLETRGDQTAFIFEPDDPATPGRSLTYRELHGEVARMANALKAMGVSKGDRVTLYMPMIVEGAVAMLACARLGAIHSVVFGGFSPEALAGRIEACESRFVITADEGLRGTKRVPLKANVDAALEFDGVDVSGVLVIKHTGGAIEMKEGRDHWYSDVASDDDCPCVEMNAEDPLFILYTSGSTGKPKGVLHTTGGYAVWVATTFHYTFDYQPGEVFWCSADIGWVTGHSYVTYGPLINGGTSVIFEGVPNYPDHGRFWEVIAKHKVNIFYTAPTAIRALMREGDDHVTKHDRSSIRILGTVGEPINPEAWRWYHEVVGEGRCPIVDTWWQTETGGHMITTLPYASDMKPGSAGKPFFGVQLQLVDNEGQVLEGANEGNLCITASWPGQTRTVYGDHDRFIEAYFSTFKGKYFTGDGCRLDEDGFYWITGRVDDVINVSGHRMGTAEVESALVLHPAVAEAAVVGYPHDIKGQGIYCYVTTMEGVDETDELYSELRAHVRKEIGPIATPDHLHFTDGLPKTRSGKIMRRILRKIAENDYGSLGDTSTLADPSLVDRLIEGRQNR